ATTGCCAGCGTCCTTGGTATGGGGGTTGCGGTCATAATTAATACATGCGGTTTAACCGCCGCCTTTTTAAGAAGCGCCGCGCGCTGCATGACGCCAAACCTGTGCTGTTCATCAATTACCGCAAGGCCAAGATTTTTAAATTCAACTGTTTCCTGTATGATTGCGTGCGTGCCTATTACTATATCTGTTTCACCTGTTTTTAAACGCTCCAGCGCGGCTTTTTTATTTTTTGTGGCCGCCCCGCCAAGTATAAGCTCTGCCTTAATACCGGTTCCTTCAAGCAGTTTTTCCGCGGTCCTCATGTGCTGCGCCGCAAGAATTTCCGTGGGCGCAAGAAACGCCGTCTGAAATCCGCTGTCTTTGGCAATTACCGCGGCTATCATTGCCACAACGGTTTTACCGGAACCCACATCGCCCTGAAGAAGCCGGTTCATGGGTTTGCCTGAAGAGACATCTTTTTTAATCTCTTCCACCACGCGGCGCTGCGCGCCCGTTAATTTAAACGGCATATGCTGCCTGAATACCTCTTTATACTGCCCCGTGATATTAAAGACATTTCCCTGCTGCGCCTGCATCTTTCTTCTTTTCATGTTAAGCGCGAACTGCACCGTAAAAAACTCATCAAAGATAAGGCGGTATTTTGCCTTTTCAAGAAAATCAAATGATTCCGGAAAGTGTATCTGAAAAAGGGATTTTTGCAGCTCTTCAAGGTTAAACTTTTTTCTGAATTCTTCGGGCAGATATTCGGTTACGTACTGCATGTAATTATCAAGGGCAAACTTTACCATTTTCCTGAACTGCTTCTGCGTGATTGATTCCGTAAGCGGATACACGGGAACTATCCTGTTTACGTTAACAGCTTCATTATCTTCCGGCGATGACAGTTCATATTCGGGGTTATTTATCTGTATTACGCCCCTGAACATGTCTATCTTACCAAACATGATAACTTCGTCCCCTTTTTTAAACTGTTTTTCAATAAAGGGCTGGTTGTACCATACGGCTGTGATATGGCCGCTTTTGTCCTGGATGACGACTTTTGTAATTGTAAGTTTGAATTTAATTTTCTGCGTGGAAGCCATTACCACGACACCGTGGACGGTTTCATGTTCCCCGGGTATAAGTTTTGAAATGGGTTTTATATGGCTTCTGTCAGCCCAGGCGCGCGGCGGATAATATAAAAGGTTTGCCACGTTTTCAATGCCAAGTTTTTTAAGCGCCGCGGCCCGCGCCGGGCCCACGCCTTTTAAATACTGTATCTCTTTTTCAAGGGGTGAAGATTCCGTCATTGCATCACCTGATTAAACAGAAGGTTGTAATTGGGCGCGGCTGACGACGGTTTGTTTACTTTGAATTCCGGAAGCGCGCTTATATAAATTGTAAAATAAACATCTTCCACACCGTCCTGCCTTTTGGACCAGGTAAAGTAAGCTTCCCAGCAGTGGACAAACCA
This sequence is a window from Candidatus Goldiibacteriota bacterium. Protein-coding genes within it:
- the recG gene encoding ATP-dependent DNA helicase RecG, which produces MTESSPLEKEIQYLKGVGPARAAALKKLGIENVANLLYYPPRAWADRSHIKPISKLIPGEHETVHGVVVMASTQKIKFKLTITKVVIQDKSGHITAVWYNQPFIEKQFKKGDEVIMFGKIDMFRGVIQINNPEYELSSPEDNEAVNVNRIVPVYPLTESITQKQFRKMVKFALDNYMQYVTEYLPEEFRKKFNLEELQKSLFQIHFPESFDFLEKAKYRLIFDEFFTVQFALNMKRRKMQAQQGNVFNITGQYKEVFRQHMPFKLTGAQRRVVEEIKKDVSSGKPMNRLLQGDVGSGKTVVAMIAAVIAKDSGFQTAFLAPTEILAAQHMRTAEKLLEGTGIKAELILGGAATKNKKAALERLKTGETDIVIGTHAIIQETVEFKNLGLAVIDEQHRFGVMQRAALLKKAAVKPHVLIMTATPIPRTLAMTVYGDTDVSVIDELPPGRKPVKTVLFSDAKKDRLYAFLEERLKEGGQIYIVYPLVDVSEKLDLKSAIESEKEIAARFPAYKTAIVHGQMKKPERDVIMAEFKEKKVHILAATTVIEVGIDIPNASVMVIEHAERFGLSQLHQLRGRVGRGDKQSYCILVGDPSTEDAIKRLTVMTSTSDGFKIAEEDLALRGPGDFLGTKQHGLPEFRLANIITDRKILELARSAADWLMSDNCDMDHRKINETIDNIKHKSGRNYDLINIG